A stretch of the Ischnura elegans chromosome 5, ioIscEleg1.1, whole genome shotgun sequence genome encodes the following:
- the LOC124159541 gene encoding uncharacterized protein LOC124159541 isoform X2: protein MKEGLMCDKCSEATICKADLTNPTKLTCGDDFTCDELAGGCVVNGICRFNDQFHCPRSDSTETVNYPDPYDCKKYYKCPGRNPTAESCGEEGKKEDEAFDPKEGKCAKISGDMCKDYPVPLCKEEGQSGVIEGTRYSYKCYLGFDGDIEMLYPMFNPVDSATTTTTTQSPVRSTTTTHNPVDPSTTTTKVSSSTQPGYKCPGVGNYKDPSNCKCFHMCYMYAGKIQEKYTCCRAGSHFSEGAQRCVAGDDCSASVGRG, encoded by the exons ATGAAGGAGGGACTCATGTGCGATAAATGTTCGGAGGCGACGATCTGTAAAGCGGATTTGACCAATCCTACAAAGTTGACTTGCGGGGATGACTTCACGTGCGACGAGCTTGCCGGAGGTTGCGTTGTCAATGGAATTTGCAG GTTCAATGATCAATTCCATTGTCCACGATCCGACAGCACAGAAACAGTCAACTATCCAGATCCGTACGACTGCAAGAAGTACTACAAGTGCCCAGGAAGAAATCCAACAGCAGAATCCTGCGGTGAGGAAGGTAAAAAGGAAGATGAGGCGTTCGACCCTAAGGAGGGAAAGTGCGCGAAGATCAGTGGGGATATGTGCAAAGACTATCCGGTGCCGCTGTGCAAAGAGGAAGGTCAGAGCGGAGTGATCGAAGGCACCAGATATTCATACAAGTGCTACTTGGGTTTCGATGGCGACATCGAAATGCTCTACCCGATGTTTAACCCGGTAGATTCCGctacaacaactacaacgacTCAAAGTCCTGTGAGATCAACCACAACGACACATAATCCAGTGGATCCAAGTACAACGACCACAAAAGTATCGAGCTCGACTCAGCCGGGTTACAAGTGTCCTGGAGTGGGAAATTATAAGGATCCGTCGAACTGCAAGTGCTTCCACATGTGCTACATGTACGCCGGGAAGATACAAGAGAAATACACTTGCTGCCGTGCCGGTTCCCACTTCAGTGAAGGCGCTCAACGGTGCGTCGCAGGAGACGATTGCTCAGCCAGTGTCGGACGTGGTTGA
- the LOC124159541 gene encoding uncharacterized protein LOC124159541 isoform X1, giving the protein MQTMKLILLTFFVTLVSVRDFGLCDDFAAEDYTRKCMKEGLMCDKCSEATICKADLTNPTKLTCGDDFTCDELAGGCVVNGICRFNDQFHCPRSDSTETVNYPDPYDCKKYYKCPGRNPTAESCGEEGKKEDEAFDPKEGKCAKISGDMCKDYPVPLCKEEGQSGVIEGTRYSYKCYLGFDGDIEMLYPMFNPVDSATTTTTTQSPVRSTTTTHNPVDPSTTTTKVSSSTQPGYKCPGVGNYKDPSNCKCFHMCYMYAGKIQEKYTCCRAGSHFSEGAQRCVAGDDCSASVGRG; this is encoded by the exons ATGCAGACGATGAAGCTGATTCTACTAACGTTTTTCGTCACACTC GTCAGTGTCCGAGACTTCGGGCTATGCGACGATTTTGCTGCAGAGGACTACACAAGGAAATGCATGAAGGAGGGACTCATGTGCGATAAATGTTCGGAGGCGACGATCTGTAAAGCGGATTTGACCAATCCTACAAAGTTGACTTGCGGGGATGACTTCACGTGCGACGAGCTTGCCGGAGGTTGCGTTGTCAATGGAATTTGCAG GTTCAATGATCAATTCCATTGTCCACGATCCGACAGCACAGAAACAGTCAACTATCCAGATCCGTACGACTGCAAGAAGTACTACAAGTGCCCAGGAAGAAATCCAACAGCAGAATCCTGCGGTGAGGAAGGTAAAAAGGAAGATGAGGCGTTCGACCCTAAGGAGGGAAAGTGCGCGAAGATCAGTGGGGATATGTGCAAAGACTATCCGGTGCCGCTGTGCAAAGAGGAAGGTCAGAGCGGAGTGATCGAAGGCACCAGATATTCATACAAGTGCTACTTGGGTTTCGATGGCGACATCGAAATGCTCTACCCGATGTTTAACCCGGTAGATTCCGctacaacaactacaacgacTCAAAGTCCTGTGAGATCAACCACAACGACACATAATCCAGTGGATCCAAGTACAACGACCACAAAAGTATCGAGCTCGACTCAGCCGGGTTACAAGTGTCCTGGAGTGGGAAATTATAAGGATCCGTCGAACTGCAAGTGCTTCCACATGTGCTACATGTACGCCGGGAAGATACAAGAGAAATACACTTGCTGCCGTGCCGGTTCCCACTTCAGTGAAGGCGCTCAACGGTGCGTCGCAGGAGACGATTGCTCAGCCAGTGTCGGACGTGGTTGA
- the LOC124159545 gene encoding uncharacterized protein LOC124159545: protein MKLLLAFALLATLQWPVSCLPNDFEKEEGLDFSLLVSSMQPRECTREGLMCKTCTELVNCVRDSKEPSGFKEISQVTCNSDFPCDELVGGCVRNGICRNGPFICPRTDNLEPMDYPDLYDCTKYHECTGRNDVAKQCESKQQAWDPRRGDCVARMGEVCKSYPVPLCREEGEKGSIQGSLYSFRCVLDFAEGIDMLYPRLQWNSTSA from the exons ATGAAGCTGCTGCTTGCTTTCGCTTTACTG GCCACGCTCCAATGGCCTGTGTCGTGCCTgccaaatgattttgaaaaagaagAAGGATTGGATTTTTCGTTGCTGGTGAGCAGTATGCAGCCGAGGGAATGCACGAGGGAAGGGCTGATGTGCAAAACGTGCACGGAATTGGTGAACTGCGTGAGGGACAGCAAGGAGCCGAGCGGTTTCAAGGAAATCAGCCAGGTCACTTGCAACTCGGACTTTCCGTGCGACGAATTGGTGGGCGGATGCGTGCGCAATGGGATCTGCAG GAACGGACCGTTCATCTGTCCTCGCACGGATAACCTGGAGCCCATGGACTATCCGGACCTGTATGACTGCACCAAGTACCACGAGTGCACGGGGAGGAATGACGTGGCGAAGCAGTGCGAGTCGAAGCAGCAGGCGTGGGACCCGCGGAGAGGCGATTGCGTCGCACGGATGGGGGAGGTGTGCAAGTCTTACCCCGTGCCTCTGTGCCGCGAGGAGGGCGAGAAGGGGTCCATCCAGGGGTCGCTCTACTCCTTCCGATGCGTCTTGGACTTCGCGGAGGGCATCGACATGCTCTACCCGAGGCTACAGTGGAACTCCACCTCGGCGTGA